accaaaataataataaacaaataagtAAATAACAACCTTAAAGGCCTAAATCATACACAGATTTGAGCCTCCCCCTCTCACCAAAGCAACTCCATCAGTTAGAACTCTTGTGTTGCATGATGACTATAGCAACCTAGTAACTACTCTAACCTTTGAGAATCAACAATGTAATTTCTTTGCAGAATTACTGCTAACTTCGAAATCTGATATTAGACTGCTAATTACCTGCCAGGGATCTTAAAAGTGGCTCCATTAGTTGATGTACCAACAGCAATATGTCCCATctgaaaataagaagaaatttacTCTAATGGAAGGCTAAACTTCAAAGAGATTAGTAAATTTCAAATGAAGCCTGCCTGTGACCATAGACTTACTTTATCAATAACAGCCATGGATATGGTATCATGGTTGTGGCGGTCTACATGAGATGATCCCAATGTTACAGATTCTGCTACATTGTCCATCAAACAATTGTTCTGAGCTAGCTTCACATTTCCCTTTGGATGATAAGGACCACAGCCATCAGCTGGTAGAacatttttcctaaaattagGCTGACACGCATTGGCTTTCCATATAATCCACTTTTCGAGTGATTCTGTTGAACTAAGATTTGTGGGTCCAGGAAGACCCATGGAAATTGCAAATGCAGAGGCCTGCTCTCCAACTAACATGGTATGTTTAGTATGTTGCATTACTAGCCTTGCAGCCATGATACCATCTTTAACATACCTCATGGCAGCAACAGCTCCAACCTCCATTGTAGCCTACACATGTCCTTAGCAGACCCAAGACAGATTGTCATTTTTAGACATTTTAGTAGCAAAGTTAATCAATTGAATATGATGTAGTTGTTACCCCATTCATGACCAGAGCATCAATTGTAGTTTCCCCGTTCTCATCTGGACTTCCACCAGGCCCAACTGTATGATGGTTACAAGTAATTGTCAATGGTAAGCACTACCAGTTCAGAAAAGTTTCTATTATGAACCTAGAAAACGGAAGTTATCTTACAAATAGCACTCCTGTAAGTAATGCAAGTTTCAGTAATATTTAGTCACCAGATAAAATCTTTTATGTCTTTCCGTGAATTAGtagttttaacttttaaagTCTTCCTAACAGAAACCAAAATTATGTCATCTGAATTGATATTCCAAACAGACAATAGATGGTCTGATTGTACTTCGAAAGTGCTATTCAAGTATTCCTTCCAGAAACATCCTACACATTTTACAGAAAGCAGCGCAGCATAAACTGCTAGAGGAAAATGTATCAATTTTTAATGAGTAAATTAGCTAAACAACTCCTATTGGATTATGTTAAATCTGATTAACAGTTGCCTGCCACGATTTGACAGCATTAACacaacatcatcatcataacAAATGAGCCTAGTTAAGATGTTAAAGTTGAGTGCAAGTCAAAAATTGTCTTGAAAATCTCTaatataacaacatatcaagccttaatcccactaggtggagtTGGTTGCATAAATTCTAGCTCAACAATCCTTAAAGcattgatttcttttttatcaGATCTGTAAAAATGTCCATTCATATCCTCCTTAAAgcattgatttcttttttttttttatttttatctattctTTTAAGGAAATTGGAAACTCATATCTCCAAATGAACCTGCCTGCCCATGTATTGTCAAGGAGTTCCATCAGTTATCCATCTTTAACATGATCTCTCAAGTTCTCAAAAGCTAGCTGTCAAAATGAAAAGCAGCCTTGCATA
This genomic stretch from Diospyros lotus cultivar Yz01 chromosome 1, ASM1463336v1, whole genome shotgun sequence harbors:
- the LOC127789539 gene encoding probable isoaspartyl peptidase/L-asparaginase 3 isoform X3 encodes the protein MEVGAVAAMRYVKDGIMAARLVMQHTKHTMLVGEQASAFAISMGLPGPTNLSSTESLEKWIIWKANACQPNFRKNVLPADGCGPYHPKGNVKLAQNNCLMDNVAESVTLGSSHVDRHNHDTISMAVIDKMGHIAVGTSTNGATFKIPGRVGDGPIAGSSAYADDEVGACGATGDGDIMMRFLPCYQVVESMRLGMEPGLAAKDAILRIARKYPDFVGAIFAVNRYGKHAGACHGWTFQYSVRSPEMEDVEIFTVTP
- the LOC127789539 gene encoding probable isoaspartyl peptidase/L-asparaginase 3 isoform X2, yielding MNGATMEVGAVAAMRYVKDGIMAARLVMQHTKHTMLVGEQASAFAISMGLPGPTNLSSTESLEKWIIWKANACQPNFRKNVLPADGCGPYHPKGNVKLAQNNCLMDNVAESVTLGSSHVDRHNHDTISMAVIDKMGHIAVGTSTNGATFKIPGRVGDGPIAGSSAYADDEVGACGATGDGDIMMRFLPCYQVVESMRLGMEPGLAAKDAILRIARKYPDFVGAIFAVNRYGKHAGACHGWTFQYSVRSPEMEDVEIFTVTP